Below is a genomic region from Rosa chinensis cultivar Old Blush chromosome 5, RchiOBHm-V2, whole genome shotgun sequence.
tcattttacttgtatcaatctatataatacgctcttccctctcattatttcgctcttccctctcGTTATTtggctcttccctctctttaatttgatCTTGTCTTTCTTGaaataggagttgctcttttcgtatttcgatttgcaagaggatacatgctcttttctcttcctcttggagacttcgagcgaatttgtcatcgagttttttcttgcccttggttgcctctatttggttgttcgcTATACTCTCGAGACTGCTTGACAAAGAACTTTGATCTttcgctgccttctttcctttccatATTGCTTCTTTCGCAGCCTTCCTTCCTTAAGGCCTCACATTAGGATCTGCagtttcacctgcaattacctcatctacatccatgtccaagttgatggggGAATTTTCAGCAATTGGTTGTGTGCGCATATGTTGAGTTCCTTGATTTGATGTTCCCCCGGATGTATGGCTAgggatgtctttaaattgtgcaaagccctccacaacagcgtaactatcaaagctctgaaaattgtgTCTTTTGGCCTTCccagtttttctcttcatcccggcatgtcacaatttatgtgcttcatcttgctacgtaattaaaaaaaaaaatgcaattagtacaaatataaacgctATTATGAAGGGTCATCtattataaaggtcataattttaataagaaattATCTCACCGTTTTGCgttaaaaatcaataagtacaaatataaaggtcataattttaataagaaagtatctcaccgttttacaataaaaatcaataagtacacATATAAATatcgttgtaattacatcattatttatcaactaattattttaattatatcgaaaaacaattattacaattaaaatgatattataattactaaaTCCAAtttcaagacatattttactataatgtatcaacaaattaaatgatttatcaaaaaatttaaagttcataattttaataagaatgtatctcaccgttttacaataaaactcaataagtACAAATAGAAATATCGtggtaattacatcattatttatcaactaattattttaattataacgaaaaacaattattacaactaaaacgatattataattactacattatttatcatgtaatattttactataatgtatcaacaaattaaatgatttatcaataaatacatacctcatcaaccgcattcgaaccgctcttgtaccaatttttcgcttgccttaatgcacaatgccactcaaagagttcaatcttcaaaatttttcACCTTCCCTGCAAAGATTGGGCTGATCGGCTCTTGGGCCAATTTGCGTCAAAGTGTCGCTTCACGCGCAACCATAATTCGAgttttttctgatttgtgcccacagccGGACATTGGCCTACaactttccaagacttgcacaattaaacatcttcctcatccgtccatctccttttATCTTGGGtatcttcactttgatctcccTCTTGTCCGGCCACTGGACGTGTGTTTCCCCTTTGTTCGGCCATAGTGGATAATGAAAAATATGGATGATGAGAGCTATATGGAGAGGAGGAAGGTGTAACTATGAACTCTAGTattttgggtgtgagatgttagaaaaaaattgtaggtatttatagagaaattttttgtatgatttttagaattttttacatatttttttctgCCCGTTTCTTACCGTTAGCTATTTTACATTCATATTAATTCCTAGCCGTCAGATCTGGTTTTACTGTCCCTTTCACCGGTCCAGATTTGTTGACCGTTGGGTTCAAATTCCCAAAACAGCCAATGGCACTCAGACACGTGCGCCCACAGCAGGAATAATAAAGTCGCTACGCGACAAAAAACCGAATCAGAAGGTGCAGCGACGTGGCGCTCCCCCATTCGTCTGTGCTCTTCACACCCTCTCTCTGCGTGGCCCCCTGTGACGTCAGCCACGTTATATTGCTGGCCGAGCTGGCAGCCGCTCAAAGCCTGGGCAAGAAAATGGGCATGGGCTTGGAATTTTTCTTGCCCTTGGTAAAAAAAAGCCCATGTTTGCTTGGTTAAATTTGACCCGGTGGACGGGAAAATATATATTTGCCTGGTCACCACATCATCATTCCATGCTTTTGCCCGGTCATTCATGAACCGCTGCACTTGCTCTTAGAACGGTTtcaattatcttttatttttataattgcTATGCACATGCTTTATCTGAATTTTCACGCGAAACGTGATATGTACTTGAATACGTTTTGCTCTAGGCCATCATAGATTTTATTGTCCGATTTTCTATATAAACATCCCTAACCTTCTttcaattcaaatacatgaacAGCCAAGCTAATTAGTCATATTCGTTTCTTAAATTGGGTCATGAGTTTTAATCTAGAATTTGACATTCCATTTCATGGTTTAGCTAGGGTGAGGAAGCAGCAGGGAAGAAAGACAGGACAGGAGAAAGGGGAAGGGAAAGGAAAACATGAGAGATTCAAATTACTCAATGaaacttcttcagttcttctatTGTAGAAATGGGTGGCATGGGAAAAAATATATGTTGGTGACTTGGTGCCAAAGGAAAAAACACTGGGAAATGGCGGTATCAAAGGCCAGTGTCAGTTGTTACCTTTACGCTTTAGTTGCTCCTCCTTTTTTGTGTTTATAGTTTTTCATTACCATTGTCTAGCTTTGATGTATAATTTTGTTTAGCCATTTAATGATAACAGATCGATACTCACTGAAAAtcatgtttgaattcagaaaTATCTTGAATTCAGCACTTGATCGACACGAGAAGGTGGGATTAGATATTAATTACGGATCTCAAGAAGTTTTCACCGTACAATGAAGAACTTTACAAGGCAATCACACAGCTTTCAACTCCTCGAAACTTTCGGGAAAATGAACAGCTTTTCAGCCAGTACGGTGATCGACACCTTGTAGGAGAATGTTGATGGAGATTGGAAAAGTTTGTAGATCCAAATCCTCTATTTCTTAATAAGCTAGTTATTCCCACTGTGAAGTCATCATGAAGACTGGAGACTCTAATTAAGCAAACCATCACTAGTTATGATGGAATCCAAGTCCAAGATCAGACATCAAGACTTTGTTCAGAGattatacatgtgtgtgtgtgtgtgtatataattatatatatgggCCCGATCTGAGGTGGACGTTCCCAGTCCTACAAAAATGCCGACGTCCATGCTTTCTTAGTGGTCAGGTGCTGACGGCGGCGCGACTCTTGCCAGATGGAGACCATGAGCATCCTAGACGGCGTCACCATGAAGATGAAGGCTAGGGAGATTGAGGTCAAAGTGATGGAATCCAAGTCCAAGACCAGACATCAAGACTTTGTTCAGAGATTATACATGTGCgcgcgcatatatatatatatatatatatatatatatatatatatatatatataaaagcctGATCTGAGGTGGACGTCTACAGTCCTGCAAAAGTGTAGAGGTCCATGTTTTCTCAGCGGTCAGGCGTCGACGGTGGCACAGCTCTTGCTAGACGGAGACCATGAGCATCCCAGACGATGTCACCATGAAGATGAAGGCCAGAGAGATCGAGGTCGAAGGTCTGGGCAGTGACCTCACCCGAAACTTCAAGCCTGATCAAGGTGGACTGCAAATTGGTAGCTGGTGAGTCCACTGGCAAGAAGAAGCTGAAAATCGAGGCCTGGGCCACCGTCGGTGCTTTGCCTGACCTCTGAGAATGCTTGGACATCCGCACTTTTGCGGGACTGCGAACGTCCGCTTCtgatcctctatatatatatatattaatattgcTGAATAACCACATTTACCTGAATGGAACTTGGACAAGCTATATGATCCCACAGCTACTTGAATGGAATTTGGACAAGCTACATGACCAAAACTGCAAAGGGACCGCTCAAAGACAAGACTGCAAAGAGACTCATTGTAACTCAGATAGAGACGTACATCACCTTGACCTGATGCAAGTATAGTGAACTATTAAGTTGTTTGTAGTTCAGTAGGTTTAGGACGAAATACAATTCAGTGAATTTACCCCCAGATTATAAGGGCATTTTTATTTCGTATGTACAAGTTTCAATTTTGTTGATTTAATACCTCAAGTTATTACCACTCTTAGATTTCATGCTCATATGGCCGTATCATTAACATTGTAAAGACAAGAAAAACCGTCATCTGCTTATGAGGTTGGTTTAACTACTAATGAGATTATTTTCTCACAGAGCTTCTTCTACCCACCCAGGTGGGTGCTCACCTAGGGTCTTCAACGGTGCGTGTAATACACGCGCTGTTAGGATCCTAAGCCAAAAAAAAGTCAATGTCGCAGTAAAACTTGTTTTACTACACTCACCCTTGCACGTGATATATGAGATAACCTAAAACAAAAAGAGATAAAGAGTATTTTCAGCCGTATAGAACGGTTAGAACCCAAATGAGAAGAGGAGACACAGAAATTGGGAAGGAGAGATCGAATCAAGCTGATTAAACCTCAACATCGGTGCCTTTTGCCGATTCTCCTCTTTCTTGAAGTCGACGCCGTTCCCGAATCAGGACCTCCCTTTTCCGGTTACTTCGGTGCCTTCCGCCAATTCTCCTGTTTCTTGAAGTCGACGCCGTCTCGGAATCAGGACCTCCCCCTCCCCCTCTTTTTAAAACTGCCCCGCCGATTCCCCTCTGTCGGTCTGGTGTGATCCTATGCCAATGGTATAGTCGTCGGCAACAGTCGCAAGTTGGCGTAAATTAAATCCGAGTGAGTTCGAGTCACTGGAATTGTGAAGGATTCCATTATTTGGGTTACTGGGTTTTGGGCGATTTGATCTTTGGGGCTGCACTTTCAGGACCAGAACAACATTAGCAGGTTATTCATCTGTGATTTTTGTATAGtcaattgtttttgtttatatttgttCCTGCGTATCATAAATATTGAATAGTGAATTAGAGTTTTACCAGAATGTATCACCAGAATTACTGAACAGGTGATGAGCTTCATGATGGAGGAGCATAATCAGAAGAATTTTGAAGAGTCCAACTCAGGACCAAAAGGGGTACATTTGGTGGATTCGGCTAATTTGGATGTCGCATGTTTAGAAATAGAAATTGGGAGGTTGACATACACAGTTGATTGCATGGAACCCAAGCTGGAGGATTTAAGATTACATGTATTTAACTTAGAACATGCGATGCTTGAAATATTGAAGGGTGATTGTATTGAGGAAATTGTTTCTGAGGTTGTCGAAATTGTGAGTTTAAAGGCCAATAAGACTCATAACCTGTTGAGTCGAACTGTTGGTACAACCTTTGTGGAGCAAATGGATGAGGATTTGTTTGGTGAACATGGGAGAAGCAGTCAAGACCCACTAAAAAAATTGACCAAGTCACCAGTGCTGGATGGCTATACTGATGAGGGACCCCATGAGGAACTCATACATGATGAGGTAGCTTCGTGAACACTCCCACCCCCTTGATAAACTGATTAATGTACAGAATGCTATATTCTTTTTAAGCTATTTttcaactaaaattatgtgatACTATTAGAAAATTATATTGTCACCGCTATCATATCAACGCCGCTCTAACTTGCAAACTCTATTTGTTGGTGAACACAGCACAAACCTGACCTCGTTACGAGGGTTAAATAGCAGCCACAAAAGACTCTTCGTTCTCGGAAGCAACAAAGGAGTAAACCCAAAGCCCCAATTTTTGCAATAAGCGGTCTCATCACACCTGAGAATGCACATCTCATGAAATTTTTATTTAGGAAGAATGGAATTGGAGAAGACAAGTGGAGGTAAAAAATTATGCTATTATTTTGTGTAATTACTTATCATTATAATTGTAGGCTCTGATATATGTTCCTAAGTTATTGTAATTGTAGTTTAGTCTGATATGAACCTGGTTATCTCTTTATTCATGAAATTTTATCCACTGTTGTCAAACtaatattggatttaatagcatAATACTATATCTAAGTTCATCTGTGTATGTTGGAACCCGGTCATGTTATCATACTGAAAGTAGGAGTAGGGGCCTTCAGTTAATCAATACAGGCCAGATTTATATTCCTAACTAAACACTCTTAAATATTCGTGCAGTGAAGTAGTAGCTAGTTATGGTGACTACGCCGTTACTAGAAAGGAATTTCAGTGTCTCTCTCCAGCAACTCCACTATCTTGCAAGGCTAGACTCTCATCTATTTCCCATTGTACATATAATTGATTAGATATTTATTTTCACACTCATTTAATGTCCAGTTATTATAACCAGGTCATAAACATATCTACGGCGTATTTGAATGAGCCGGAGTCAGAACATTAgtttctcccttccttttttgGGGTATGAACATCTGTTGCCCAAAACATTGCtagaaaatttgaaattattgCATCCACATGGTTTGGCTAACAAATCATTTCATATCGCAGGAACGAGCGAGGGTAAAAGATGAATCATGTAGCTATGCTAAGTGGCTCACATCAACCATTGAGATGTGTGGTCTGAAGAGGTTTCATCGCCGTCTCCAACAATGCTCCAAGGTAAATTTCTGCAACCATAGTTCCATTATACTTGAAATTTTATTGAATGTATATTCTTTACCGTATTGAGGACTATGATGTAGATATTCATTCCCTTGCACGACAATATGGAAGACCACTGGATTCTGTTGGTCATGCACCTCCCTGAAAAAAAAAGGCAGAGATGCTGGACAGCTTCCCTGATGTAAGGTCACATGAGAGGCGAATGGATCATGCAAGAGATGTGGTTAGTTCCACATAGACAATGCCCCTTTTTATTAATTGCATTCTTTGTCTATGATTATGATGTGATATCAATGTGAGCAGATGGCAATGTTGCATAAGGTATTTGGTACTCAAACAACATGGTCAAACTCCAAATTTCATTTTCCATCATTCACTCTTAACTTTTCGGACTTTAACCCAACGCATGAACAAAAATCTGAGAGCGGGGTATTTGTTATAAGGCACATGCAGTACTACCGTGGCATGTGGTCAACAACGGTTAGTACTGCAACTTACCTAATGACTTTTTTGATGCAATAGACTGAttaaatatttactttttgtACTTTGGTGTCAGTTTCATTCGGAGGACCATCGTACTCGATTGGCACTTGAAATTGTTCTTCATCCAAGGAATGAACACCGTCAAATATTGATTGGAGCAGCAGCAGGAGCTTCGATGCCGCCAATAGGTGAAAGTGAGCTATTCAAAAATATTCCTCTTCCACCAACCGGAAGAAAGTTTCGTAGCCACCGTAAGCGGCAAGATCATGTGTCGAAGGACGTCTAGGTTATATCTTGGTCTTAAGTATTAATTAAATGACAGTTTGAGTAATTTATTGTGAGAGCCCATACCCAAAACAGGGtcgtttttattttgtttttgtttggttgTTGTGGTAGTcatattttcagttttggcatCACTTTATCATTTTATCTAGTGCTACTGTTTTCATAGACTTTGTGGTATCCTTgtgtattatttttatttccaTGGTCTAGTCTTcgtaatttttgtttgtttgtttggcaGCAATTTGTTTGGTTGGTGGTTATTTATTTGGTGGCGTGTACCAATATAGGTAGCAACTTTGCAGCATGGTCTAGTCTCTCACTTGGGATCTTACTGCTTTTGACAATCAGTGGCCTCTCTTTCTGTCAATGCATCTTCAGAGTTTTTGGATCAGTATATGGATCCTTCTCTTCAAATGGATAATCAGTTAGTGTCTTTCCGTCCCCCTCCCAAACCAAAATGGTCCCCTCCTTTGCCTTCCTAGATAAAAATAAATACTGATGCTTTATGGACTTTGGAAGGAACAATCTTCTTAGGTTCTTGCTTTTAGTATTTCTGCTTTTCCATTTTTTTGTGCATTTTCTGTCTTTTTGTATCAGACGGAGCTTTATTGCTTGCGATTTGCGAATTTGGATTTTGATCAAGGTAATTGTGGTCAGATCATCGGTGCTTTGCTTTTGTTCCTTTTCTTCAGCTGCTGTTGATTAGGGTAATTAGGTGGgcgggtttctgggtttttacttgatgcatgtttttttttttgtgcagaaATAGATTTAGCAAAGAAGACCTCCTTTGGTAATTGTTCTCGTTGTAATTTAGCATGAGAATTGTCGGAGAAATCATGCCCAATTTTAAATCTTTAGAGATTTTTTGACAAGGATTCTTTTTTTGAGATCTCTAGACGATTAATTTCTTTGAAGTTGTAAGTTATGAAACAGGGTTTTGGTTAGATTGCTCTATGGTCTCTTACCGCTACATCTCACCGGGAAAATGCAGGTATATCAATAGGTATAGATTTTCAATTGctattatttttgttgttgaagaAAGACAAGTTGATTTGTACCAATTATGGCAGACGTTCTAATTTTGTTCATAGTTTTCTGACCTAGAAAACTATACTTCTGTCCAAAATTTGTGTGCGATATTATTTGCTTTCTATGACATAGTCAGAAAACCTAGAATTGGAATTTGAAGTTTTTTGATTGATTGTGTTCCCTTGGGGTTCAATTCTCCAGGTGGTTTTGGATGCCACACCTAAATTGAAGAAATTTTTGCATTCATTTTCTTTATGGCATTGATATTCGAATAATTGTTGATTTGCTTTATGTGTTGTTTCTGGGAATTCTTATTAGTGTGTTATTGTTTAGGGTATTTTTGGTACAAGCCTGTTTTGTCCACCTCTGATTAACCAAAGATTCTGGAAGGGTAGTCATATTCATTGTCTTAATGATTGTGAAGATGTGGCAGCAAGGAATACCATCCGACTCAAAGAGGTGACATGAGCATACGAAAGAAAGGTCGGGCTTACCTTGATAATGTGTCACATGCCATGTCCTTTCAGGTTTACCATATTGGGTTACAAGATGAAGTGTTGATCCTTGATTCTCATAACGAACACGGTCAGCAACGAGAAACTTTGACTCAAAAAGAATTTGATCTTTTATGAGGAGGAATATGTCGTGGGTAAACCTTGCACTAACCTGCTGTTGAATACACCGCATGTGGCTACCAATAACTGGGTGCGAGTTCATTGATTTGAAGTCATCGTTAAGCCCATTAAACCTGATGTGTTCAATTGTCTTGTCCATGCGTGGCAACACTTCACACAACCTCATGTAACGACCAACCCCACCTTTTAAATTTCTGTGCATTGCCTCGCATCTTTGAATGGTACACATACCACCGAAGAAATGGTTCCTAAAGAAAGCCTCTGCCCACCTCTCCCTCTTGTTATACATTGCAGCAACCCATTTGTTGTCTTGAAGCCCATTCATTGTCACCATGTAATGCCACGACTTTTCCCACTCATCAACTCCGAGTCTGGCAAAAATTAGGTGGCAAAAAATCCCTTTGGACATCCGCATCCCTAACATTTTTAACAACATTCTTAGCAATGTGCCATGCACACAATCGATGTCGGGCCTCCGGAATGAGATTCACAACTACATTTCTCAATGCCTCGTCCCCGTCAGTGAGGACTGATATTGGTTTTTTTCCCCTCATGGAAGTCAAAAAGGCCGTAACCACCCAATTATAGGTGTCCTCACTCTCATCAGCCAACAATGCACACCCAAAGAGTACTGTCGCCCTATggttttttgcaccaacaaAGACGGCTAATGGTTTGCCGTATATGTTGGTCTTGTAGGTGCTATCAATAATCAAAACATCCCCAAAATTATTGTAATCTGCTAGAGACTTGGTATCTCTCCAAAACATATTACCCAGCCGGCCTTCGGCATCAACACTGAACAAACAGAAAAACTCTGCCTCTTTAGATGCTTTCAAATTCATGAAACTAATTGTAGACTGGGCGTCACCATCAACCATGAGTTCCTTCCTTTCAGAGTCCATCTTGTTATACAAATCTTTTATGAGAAAACCAACAAATTCATGGCCACCGGCCTGGTGGACCAACAACTCATAAGCCCGGCATGTACCAACAGAGACTTTCTTAAGTGTTGTTACCTGAGCAACGTCATGGTCCCGAACCTTGTGGTGGGATCGGAGAAAGGGAACAAACTCTGTTGTAGCAAGGGCGTGGTTATGTTCGGTGATGAATTGGACCACACGGAAGACACCACTTTCCTTGCATCCGTGCGCTGTGATACGAGCTTGACAATTACCTCTGGTAATATTTCTCTGTGGAGGGCgctgcctttttttttcatgttcatCTTCACCAGACTGCTTCCCAGAACGTTTCATACTTCTTCCATCAGCATCTTCCACGATTGGTTTCTGGTTAACTGTCTTCCTCTTGCATACCTGTTTTGTCCCATGAGGTGGACTAAGATTTTGGGCGCATGAAATGATTTCCGATGTAAAACTAGGATCAGGCTTgccccttttttttctctcacccTCCTTTGAACACACTAACTGTCTTCTCACCACCACTTGTGCTGTATTTCGACACAACTTTTCCTTTCTGAAACTGA
It encodes:
- the LOC112203385 gene encoding protein FAR1-RELATED SEQUENCE 9-like yields the protein MNGLQDNKWVAAMYNKRERWAEAFFRNHFFGGMCTIQRCEAMHRNLKGGVGRYMRLCEVLPRMDKTIEHIRFNGLNDDFKSMNSHPVIGSHMRCIQQQVSARFTHDIFLLIKDQILFESKFLVADRVRYENQGSTLHLVTQYGKPERTWHVTHYQESLVNQRWTKQACTKNTLNNNTLIRIPRNNT
- the LOC112203386 gene encoding protein FAR1-RELATED SEQUENCE 5-like, whose translation is MDESGMRFSEPNYHGWSVDEDDFSDEYEELFSDEEASQSANMDENLDCLHFNDKKYEDLRSSDMIGVEFSSVEAVDTFYAYYSLAMGFSFRKEKLCRNTAQVVVRRQLVCSKEGERKKRGKPDPSFTSEIISCAQNLSPPHGTKQVCKRKTVNQKPIVEDADGRSMKRSGKQSGEDEHEKKRQRPPQRNITRGNCQARITAHGCKESGVFRVVQFITEHNHALATTEFVPFLRSHHKVRDHDVAQVTTLKKVSVGTCRAYELLVHQAGGHEFVGFLIKDLYNKMDSERKELMVDGDAQSTISFMNLKASKEAEFFCLFSVDAEGRLGNMFWRDTKSLADYNNFGDVLIIDSTYKTNIYGKPLAVFVGAKNHRATVLFGCALLADESEDTYNWVVTAFLTSMRGKKPISVLTDGDEALRNVVVNLIPEARHRLCAWHIAKNVVKNVRDADVQRDFLPPNFCQTRS